The following are from one region of the Bactrocera oleae isolate idBacOlea1 chromosome 6, idBacOlea1, whole genome shotgun sequence genome:
- the LOC106627941 gene encoding uncharacterized protein — protein MQRATTIVNAALCHAPEKTTTTTTHANRKMNEYQQQTPKLKKKQHKLQQKYLEFLFGEMSNFQFRIVVMPQRLQMRLLLPPIACFATLSLVVLLLAAMPSVCQAVGYSYTRFSGPVTGPEQKIIVHDGLVDSGVGVGGGGGGARVDFIAKPAYEFAYGVEDAQARLLQNRQETRDGDAVWGSYSVVDPDGNLRVVKYTADHENGFQAEVTSNGLGTTVHGHQPVSYTPLQNPPPTTPPPLRYFPFVVQHPVIQNNDTVYYEDEQDGETEDYEEHKVNKGKRVEAYDDEDEYEGKGDADEDGDEHDEHEEYDADEHSLEEDGEDY, from the exons ATGCAAAGAGCGACAACGATTGTGAACGCAGCGCTGTGCCACGCACCagaaaagacaacaacaacaacgacgcaTGCCAATAGAAAGATGAACGAATATCAGCAGCAAACACCGAAGTTgaagaaaaaacaacacaaattgcaacaaaaatatttggagTTTTTGTTTGGCGAAATGTCGAATTTCCAGTTCCGCATTGTTGTGATGCCACAACGTCTGCAGATGCGTCTACTATTGCCGCCGATTGCGTGTTTCGCTACACTGTCACttgtagtgttgttgttggcggCGATGCCATCTGTTTGTCAGGCAGTAGGTTACTCATATACGCGTTTTTCTGGTCCGGTTACCGGACCAGAGCAGAAGATAATCGTACATGATGGGCTGGTGGACAGCGGCGTCGGTGTTGGTGGCGGCGGTGGTGGAGCGCGTGTGGACTTTATTGCCAAACCGGCCTACGAATTCGCCTATGGCGTAGAAGATGCACAGGCGCGTCTATTGCAGAATCGTCAAGAGACTCGCGACGGCGATGCGGTATGGGGTTCGTACAG CGTTGTGGATCCAGATGGCAATTTGCGTGTGGTCAAATATACGGCGGATCACGAGAACGGGTTTCAAGCCGAGGTTACGTCGAACGGCCTTGGCACAACGGTACACGGTCATCAGCCAGTGTCGTATACGCCTTTACAAAATCCTCCACCGACGACTCCTCCCCCGTTACGATACTTTCCGTTTGTGGTGCAACATCCCgttatacaaaataatgataccGTTTACTATGAGGACGAGCAGGATGGTGAAACCGAGGATTATGAAGAGCATAAAGTGAATAAAGGAAAGCGCGTGGAAGCGTATGATGATGAGGATGAATATGAGGGGAAAGGTGATGCAGACGAAGATGGCGACGAACATGATGAACACGAGGAATATGATGCCGATGAGCATTCTTTAGAGGAGGATGGTGaagattattaa